In Kitasatospora gansuensis, a genomic segment contains:
- a CDS encoding DUF1015 family protein, with protein sequence MTTPSADSGAQAPAGGPGDPGHVATAGLSLTPFRGLRYRPDRVGNLAAVTSPPYDVVDPNRRLDLETADPHNIVRLILPRPEPDDSGDRPDRDTRYRHAARLLADWQREGVLAPDPEAALYVYEQRADGLLQRGLIGSLAVSGREAGVVLPHEDVMPRPVADRVGLMRTTKANLEPLLLTYRGHGGAAQVIERTVLGEPLLTTTTSDGTHHRLWAVTDPAELAEVSRDLATCRALIADGHHRWEMYLRLQREHRHLPRSPWDRGMVLLVDTARYPLRVRAIHRVLYRLPIAEALAALGEHWQVKEVPGPLEHALQALADAKRQGGNAFLLTAGDSVFRLISEPDETLLATTVPADKPDEWRHLDATVLHATLLDHTWRVPDGPDDIGYLHAAAAAEREAARSGGTAVLLHPVEESVVRRLAEQGVTMPRKSTSFGPKPATGLVLRSLELG encoded by the coding sequence ATGACGACACCCAGTGCAGACAGTGGAGCCCAAGCTCCGGCAGGCGGCCCCGGAGACCCCGGGCACGTCGCCACCGCGGGGCTGTCCCTCACCCCGTTCCGTGGCCTGCGGTACCGCCCCGACCGGGTGGGAAACCTGGCAGCGGTCACCTCCCCGCCGTACGACGTGGTGGACCCGAACCGGCGGCTCGACCTGGAGACCGCCGACCCGCACAACATCGTCCGGCTGATCCTGCCCCGCCCCGAGCCGGACGACAGCGGCGACCGCCCCGACCGCGACACCCGCTACCGGCACGCGGCCCGGCTGCTCGCCGACTGGCAGCGCGAGGGCGTCCTCGCCCCCGACCCGGAGGCCGCGCTCTACGTGTACGAGCAGCGCGCCGACGGCCTGCTGCAACGCGGACTGATCGGCTCGCTGGCCGTCAGCGGCCGGGAGGCCGGCGTGGTGCTGCCGCACGAGGACGTGATGCCCCGTCCGGTCGCCGACCGGGTCGGCCTGATGCGCACCACCAAGGCCAACCTCGAACCGCTGCTGCTCACCTACCGGGGCCACGGCGGCGCCGCCCAGGTGATCGAACGCACCGTCCTGGGCGAGCCGCTGCTCACCACGACCACCAGCGACGGCACCCACCACCGACTCTGGGCCGTCACCGACCCGGCCGAACTGGCCGAGGTGTCCCGGGACCTGGCGACCTGCCGGGCGCTGATCGCCGACGGGCACCACCGCTGGGAGATGTACCTGCGGCTCCAGCGCGAGCACCGCCACCTGCCCCGCAGCCCCTGGGACCGCGGCATGGTCCTGCTGGTGGACACCGCCCGCTACCCGCTCCGGGTCCGCGCCATCCACCGGGTGCTGTACCGGCTGCCGATCGCCGAGGCCCTGGCCGCGCTCGGCGAGCACTGGCAGGTCAAGGAGGTGCCCGGACCGCTGGAGCACGCCCTCCAGGCCCTCGCGGACGCCAAGCGCCAGGGCGGCAACGCCTTCCTGCTGACCGCCGGGGACTCGGTCTTCCGCCTGATCAGCGAGCCGGACGAGACCCTGCTCGCCACCACCGTCCCGGCCGACAAGCCGGACGAGTGGCGCCACCTGGACGCCACCGTGCTGCACGCCACCCTGCTCGACCACACCTGGCGGGTGCCGGACGGCCCCGACGACATCGGCTACCTGCACGCCGCGGCCGCCGCCGAACGCGAGGCCGCCCGGAGCGGCGGCACGGCCGTCCTGCTGCACCCGGTGGAGGAGAGCGTGGTGCGGCGGCTGGCCGAGCAGGGCGTGACGATGCCCCGGAAGTCCACCTCCTTCGGGCCGAAGCCGGCCACCGGACTGGTGCTCCGCAGCCTCGAACTGGGCTGA
- a CDS encoding tetratricopeptide repeat protein produces MPEDVTGFELDADVRQDLKSLPKTLADDVARNLVMVARTLDSDPEEAYQYSRVALRLASRVASVREAAGFASYVTQRYAEALTEFRAAKRMTGRVDLWPVMADCERGLSRPERALAMAGEPEVKQLDKAGQVEMRLVAAGARGDMEQYDAAVVTLQSPELASNAVQPWTARLRYAYAEALIAAGRGDEAREWFAKAAEADTDGQTNASERLAEIDGLEFTDALDPEMADENGREIADVEDDERGEDDELDELAEEASDDVDAEADDAEIVEERPRRRIAVDDTGDDKVIYEDEEDVEEYYDEDDLEIDEVDDVRDSGDRR; encoded by the coding sequence ATCCCGGAGGATGTCACCGGCTTCGAGCTCGACGCGGATGTCCGTCAGGACCTGAAGAGCCTGCCGAAGACCCTCGCGGACGATGTCGCGCGCAACCTGGTGATGGTGGCCCGGACGCTCGACAGCGACCCCGAGGAGGCGTACCAGTACTCTCGCGTCGCGCTGCGGCTGGCCTCCCGGGTCGCCTCGGTCCGTGAGGCGGCGGGCTTCGCCTCGTACGTGACGCAGCGGTACGCGGAGGCGCTGACCGAGTTCCGGGCCGCGAAGCGGATGACCGGCCGGGTGGACCTGTGGCCGGTGATGGCGGACTGTGAGCGTGGTCTGAGCCGTCCGGAGCGGGCGCTGGCGATGGCCGGTGAGCCCGAGGTGAAGCAGCTGGACAAGGCCGGCCAGGTCGAGATGCGGCTGGTCGCGGCGGGTGCCCGTGGTGACATGGAGCAGTACGACGCCGCCGTGGTGACGCTGCAGAGCCCCGAGCTGGCCTCCAACGCCGTCCAGCCGTGGACCGCGCGACTGCGGTACGCCTACGCCGAGGCGCTGATCGCGGCCGGCCGTGGCGACGAGGCCCGTGAGTGGTTCGCCAAGGCGGCCGAGGCGGACACCGACGGGCAGACCAACGCCTCCGAGCGGCTCGCCGAGATCGACGGCCTGGAGTTCACCGACGCGCTCGACCCCGAGATGGCGGACGAGAACGGCCGCGAGATCGCGGACGTCGAGGACGACGAGCGGGGCGAGGACGACGAGCTGGACGAGCTCGCGGAGGAGGCTTCGGACGACGTCGACGCCGAGGCGGACGACGCCGAGATCGTCGAGGAGCGGCCGCGTCGTCGGATCGCCGTGGACGACACCGGCGACGACAAGGTGATCTACGAGGACGAGGAGGACGTCGAGGAGTACTACGACGAGGACGACCTCGAGATCGACGAGGTCGACGACGTCCGGGACTCCGGCGACCGTCGCTGA